TCTGCTGTCATCCATTCGTGTTTCTCTGTGAATTTATGCACGGTGAGCAGAGTGGGTCCCTGCGCAGCGTCCGGACTGTGCCCACTCCCAGCTGCCAGGGCTGCGGCAGGCAGGGTGCAATGGGCATGGAGGCCAAGTGCAGGCTGCAGGCCATAGCCCACAGGGTCCACGCCACTCACAGCACCATGTTTGCAGGGGTCACTCCAAGTCTTGCCTGATGAAGTTCTAATCTTGTCACATATACAAAGGCTGCCAAGGCCAAGGGAACATGTGTCTGAATGCTTGGAGTGTCACCAAGCAAGCAGACATGCATTCCCCTGAGCTGACCTGGCCTCTTTGATTTGGGTACAGGTGCTCAGGCCAGCCCTAAGAAAGGAGCTGTGTTAGGAAACCTGATGTCCCCTTGGGTTTCAAGACACTCTGGTCTGTAGAAAGTGCCCCTAACTTAGAAAAGTGTCTAGTGTGTGGGGAATTCCCCCAGGGGTGCTCGGCAATGTAGGGTCCTTTTAGAACCCCCGTCTCCCTATGTGTAAAACAgagctaatatccacctcatggattgctataaaaataaaccaagactggcctgggcaacatagcctgcccccttctctaaaaaaaaaaaattttttttaattagctgggcatggtgacaggcacttgcagtcctagctacatgggaggctgaggcaggaagatcacttgaggccaagagtttgaggttgctatgagctgtgataatgccattGCTCTCAAACCTAGGCAAtaaaataagaccccatctctaaaaaaaaattaaaaagaccaaCTGGGTCCATTTGTACAAAGAGAGCCAACAAAGGTCTTCAAAGACCTAACGCAGGCATGATTTTGGGGCTACTAAATCCCACAATCAATCACACCTGCATATCCGGACACCATGGGGCTTAACACTGCTGTGTCCAGGGAgcatatttttgttatgttttgctgAAATGAAAACTTTGGGCTAAGTGCTTTGTGTTCATTCAGTCCTTTTCAGACTCTgagaggtaggtattattattctcattttacagatggctTTAAGAGTCATAAGTTTACAAGGCAAGTAAATGGGGAagccacctcttttttttttttcttcttcttttttttgtagagacagagtctcactgtaccgccctcgggtagagtcacacggctcacagcaacctctaactcttgggcttacgcgattctcttgcctcagcctcctgagcagctgggactacaggcgccccccacaacgcccggctatttttttgttgcagtttagccggggccgggtttgaacccaccaccctcggcatatggagccggcgccctactcactgagccacaggcgccgccctggggaaGCCACCTCTTGAACCCAGGTCTGCGACTGCTTCGTTttgatcagtctgggaagttccTGCCTGATTCCATGACCAGCATTTCTGCACCTTGGACCTTAGAAGTCTCAAGCAAGCtgccttttcttttatctttctttctttcttttttttttttttttgttttgttttggcaggTTAaccaattttaatgaaatcacaTGATTATCATACAATTTTCTATGCATTCATGcacacaaaaaaatcttaaacCCTTTCTAGGGATTGGAGAAAGCGCCCACAGCACTTGGGACCCTCTCTGTAATCCTGAAGAGACTTCATAGAGAAATATGATGTGGTGCTGAAGAACTAACCCTGACCTGCCCATCCTGATCTTAACACTCCGACATGCAGCCCATGCTCTGGGCCGGAAGCACCGTGTACAAGACACAGAAGGTCTGGGGCCCTGGGGCGGGAGCATCAAGCTACTTCTctgtatgtcttttatttctgcCCCAGTCCTCTTCTTGTTACTGTCCCTTCCCTAGAGGTCATTTGGAAAGGTTTCTTAGCAACAACTTGCTTCTTGGCTCAACATGGGAGATTCCAAAAGGGTCAGTAGGGAACAACTTTGGTAGAAGTCTGCCCCTGAGGCCCAGCTTCAGGTGCTTCCCTTCCAGAGGAACTAAAAGATGGATGACCAAATCTTACCTGTTCCCCTTTGGATGGGCCTGAGACCCCAGGCTGGTACCTGAAGGTACAGGGACAAAGTCAGCCTGGTTTGTTCTATGGAGCAGGAAACCTGTAAAACCTTAACAATAACATCActttcctccacctcccatgtGCCTTCCACGCAGGAGAAAGAATCAGGGTATGGATGCTGTAACAAAAAGGTTCCTGAAATCTGGCAaagtgccaggcatggtggctcatgactgtaatcccagcaggaggcagaggcaggagaatcacttgagcctaagagactTTGTcactgaaaaaaggaaaaaaaaagctggcaGGATGAGACTGAAAAATGAAGAGTCATGGAATGAGTCTACTATTTTTGACTAGAGTCCCACCATCTCCTATCCAGACTAGTGAAGTTTAGTGTCTCTGGGCAGCAAAGAACCACATGGGACTTGGAAGGCAGATCCAACCCTAGAAGGTGAAGTGCCACTTGCAGAGGGATTGGGGAAATGACATCTAGTTCCCTGAGAAATAGGCAACCAGGGGCTAGAAAGAGGTGGATGAACTGCCTGCTAAAACAGATGAGAGTAACCCAGCAGTGCAATGGTATGTGTTTAACCACAGAGTCTCTggatggtggtggcagtggtggtgggtAATTTCTAgtgtttgccaatttccatggtgtaaatagcTCCTACGGCTGTGAAGGTACCAGACTAGACACAAATCCATTCTCTATACCTGTACCGTTGGAACAGCCCCTCTTTGCTCCAGTGCGAAAACTCCAAGATGGGAAATCTTTGACTGGGAAAGGTATAAACGAGATCCCCGGTGATAAGAGCTGCTGGGACCTGGGCAGATGACTCAGGTGGAAAACGATCTTTGATCGCTCTTCTGTTCTTTAATCTCACACCCACCTACTGAATGCATTTGTTGGCCAAGACAAATGTTATTTTCCCAACACCAAATTGGGACATGTGGAATGGCCACTGCAGTGTATTTAATTTGTGGAGATAGGGATGTAGGAAAATCAGGACTATCCTAAGAAAGCTGAGATGGAGCTTCTTATATAACAAATGCTTCTTATATGACAAATGTTTACCTGAATGTTACGTGAATGTTTAACTTCAGCAGTGTTTACCTGAAGTTGCTCTTACCTGAAGTTGACTTAACCTATTTCTTATATAACATGTTTTTTAATCCTGATTACAAACATAACATGattttttacaaaaaatgaaCATAccgaaaatttaaaaataaaatgtaactataACTCATCTAGAAATAATCACTGTCCTTGCTAGAAACGTCTAGTCATTTTTTTGCTGAGTTCTGAATGTGACTTTTGTTTACAAAGTTTTGATTACGTTTTACACAAAATTTTGATTCCTGCTTTTTCCTTAACTTTGTTAtaagcatatgtatatataaagttGTGATTTTCCTTAATGATTTGTTTTTGACATCTAAGTAGCCTTTTTAactgaaaaagtaataaaagttcctaatggttaaaaaaaaatccagatgaaCCTTGGGGGCATTATGCTAAAATGAAATAGGCGTCCCCACGTGTGTCCCCCTCCCCGCGGCTGAGGAGCCGGCAGCCTGAACTCCGGCGCGCCGGGTTTTGAGCCGCCGCGAGctccaggaggggaggggagcgccgCACTAGACAGAGCACTGGGTTGAACACCGGGATTGGTCGCAAGTAGGTAGCTTTCGCCACAACACTGGGACCCTCCGACTGTGCGGGTGCCGCGCCAGAGGCTCTCCCTGGCCCGGTGCTCAGGTGCTGAGGACTCATTAACATATAGCAACTCCATAATATGTGATTCCAAGAGCTGCCCTGAAAGATTAAAGGTTGTACAAAACTTAAAAGAAGCAGCAATTCTGTTCACTTGTTATTGGACTTGAAACTCCTTTGACCTCGGAAACTGAAGATGGGGTTGCCATGGGAACTGCTGGTACTGCAGTCATTCATGTTGTGCCTTGCAGATGACAACACACTGCATGGCCCGATTTTTATTCAAGAGCCAAGTAATGTAATGTTCCCTTTGGATTCTGAGGAGAAAAAAGTGAAGCTCAGTTGTGAAGTTAAAGGGAATCCAAAACCTCATATCAGGTGGAAGTTAAATGGAACAGATGTTGACATTGGTATGGATTTCCGCTACAGTGTTGTTGAAGGCAGCTTGTTGATCAGTAACCCCAATAAAACCCAAGATGCTGGAACATACCAGTGCATAGCAACAAACTCCTTTGGAACAATTGTCAGCAGAGAAGCAAAGCTTCAGTTTGCTTATcttgaaaactttaaaacaagAACAAGAAGCACTGTGTCTGTCCGTCGAGGTCAGGGAATGGTACTCCTGTGCGGACCGCCACCTCATTCTGGAGAGCTGAGCTATGCGTGGATCTTCAATGAATACCCTTCCTATCAGGATAATCGCCGGTTTGTTTCTCAAGAGACTGGGAACCTGTACATTgccaaagtagaaaaatcagaTGTTGGGAATTATACCTGTGTGGTTACCAACACAGTAACAAACCACAAGGTTCTGGGACCACCCACACCCCTAATACTGAGAAATGATGGAGTGATGGGTGAATATGAGCCAAAAATAGAAGTACAGTTTCCAGAAACAGTCCCGACTGCAAAAGGAGCAACGGTGAAGCTGGAATGTTTTGCTTTAGGAAACCCAGTACCGACTATTACCTGGAGAAGAGCTGATAGCAAGCCGATAGCAAGGAAAGCCAGAAGACACAAGTCCAATGGGATTCTCGAAATTCCTAATTTTCAGCAGGAAGATGCTGGTTTATATGAATGTGTGGCTGAAAATTCCAGAGGGAAGAATGTAGCAAGGGGACAGCTAACTTTTTATGCGCAACCTAATTGGATTCAAAAAATAAGTGATATCCATGTGGCCATGGAAGAAAATGTCTTTTGGGAATGCAAAGCGAATGGAAGGCCCAAGCCTACGTACAGATGGCTAAAAAATGGTGAACCACTGCTAACTCGGGACAGAATTCAAATTGAGCAAGGAACACTCAACATAACAATAGTGAATCTGTCCGATGCTGGCATGTATCAGTGTGTGGCAGAGAATAAACACGGAATTATCTTTTCCAGTGCAGAGCTTAATGTTATAGGTGAGTCTTAAtactggaaagaaaagaaataaataaataaaagctctttaaatcactaaaaaaaaaaaaaataaataaataaaaaataaaatgaaataagccagtcacaaaaagacaaatattacatgatttcatttatgtgagGCCCCTATAGTAGTCAAATTTCTAGAGACAGAAAGCATTATAggatggtggttgccaggagtcGGGGGCACAGGAGAGTGGGGAGTTGGTGTTTAATAGGtccagagtttcagttttgcacaATAAAAAGTTCTGGGgacagatggtggtgatggttgcacaacgaatgtacttaatgccacaggattgtatgctttaaaatggctaaaatataaattttgtaatATGTGTATTTCaccatagttaatttttttttaatgcagcatAGAAAGCAATAcatgtgctgggcacagtggctcatacctgtaatcccagcactctgggaggccgaggcaggtagattgcctgagctcacaggttcaagaccagcctgagccacagagagacccccacctctaaaaatagcctgagcattgtgtcaggcacctgtggtgccagctacttgggaggctgaggcaagagaatcacttgagcccaagaatttgaggttgctgtgaactgtgacaccacagcactctaccaagggtgacaaagtgagactctgtctcaaaaaaaaaaaaaaaaaaaaaaggggcggcgcctgtggctcagcgagtagggcgccggccccacatgccgagggtggcgggttcaaacccagccccggtcaaactgcaacaacaaaaaaaaaatagccgggcgttgtggcgggcgcctgtagtcccagctactagggaggctgaggcaagagaatcgcggaagcccaggagttagaggttgctgtgagccatgtgacgccacggcactctacccgagggcggtacagtgagactctgtctctacaaaaaaaaaaaaaaaaaaagatacttgtgTGGGACAGAGAGCAGTTCTTCATTAATATCTGTAAACAAGAAAGTGAATCAAACAAAACTAAgcaattttataatgaaatagtATCTGAAAGTAAGCTATTTTGGCGTCCCATCCCCAAATCCCCAGTCCTCTTCTCCAGGGAAAACCAGTGTCACCAGCTTCTGGAGAGTACAGGTTCTTGtctatttg
The sequence above is a segment of the Nycticebus coucang isolate mNycCou1 chromosome 4, mNycCou1.pri, whole genome shotgun sequence genome. Coding sequences within it:
- the LOC128584047 gene encoding contactin-4-like, which translates into the protein MGLPWELLVLQSFMLCLADDNTLHGPIFIQEPSNVMFPLDSEEKKVKLSCEVKGNPKPHIRWKLNGTDVDIGMDFRYSVVEGSLLISNPNKTQDAGTYQCIATNSFGTIVSREAKLQFAYLENFKTRTRSTVSVRRGQGMVLLCGPPPHSGELSYAWIFNEYPSYQDNRRFVSQETGNLYIAKVEKSDVGNYTCVVTNTVTNHKVLGPPTPLILRNDGVMGEYEPKIEVQFPETVPTAKGATVKLECFALGNPVPTITWRRADSKPIARKARRHKSNGILEIPNFQQEDAGLYECVAENSRGKNVARGQLTFYAQPNWIQKISDIHVAMEENVFWECKANGRPKPTYRWLKNGEPLLTRDRIQIEQGTLNITIVNLSDAGMYQCVAENKHGIIFSSAELNVIGES